From one Sphingomonas sp. BT-65 genomic stretch:
- a CDS encoding DoxX family protein — protein MDKKWLVLPQLAGGADLALLLARLVVGAFLIFGVWDNIVSAERLAEFEKFLTIKGFVMPGLMAPLSVYAQFLVGVAFIAGFATRWAGLICAFNFVVALVMVDAPLGIRPAFPATALVLFGLIFATIGAGGFALDAMLSKGAPSDKGWRE, from the coding sequence ATGGACAAGAAGTGGCTGGTGCTGCCGCAGCTGGCGGGCGGCGCGGACCTCGCGCTGCTGCTCGCGCGGCTGGTGGTGGGCGCGTTCCTGATCTTCGGCGTGTGGGACAACATCGTCAGCGCCGAGCGCCTGGCCGAGTTCGAGAAGTTCCTGACGATCAAGGGGTTCGTCATGCCCGGGCTGATGGCGCCGCTGTCGGTCTACGCGCAGTTCCTGGTCGGCGTCGCGTTCATCGCCGGATTCGCGACTCGCTGGGCGGGCCTCATCTGCGCGTTCAATTTCGTCGTCGCGCTGGTGATGGTCGATGCGCCGCTCGGCATCCGCCCGGCCTTTCCGGCGACGGCTTTGGTGCTGTTCGGGCTGATCTTCGCGACAATCGGCGCGGGAGGGTTCGCTCTCGATGCGATGCTGTCGAAGGGGGCGCCGTCCGACAAGGGATGGCGCGAGTGA
- a CDS encoding YebC/PmpR family DNA-binding transcriptional regulator, translated as MAGHSKFKNIMHRKGAQDKKRSGMFSKLSREITVAAKMGLPDPDMNPRLRAAVNAAKAQSMPKDNIQRAIDKASRGDGENYEEIRYEGFGPGGVSLIIEALSDNRNRTATNVRTAVSKNGGNLGASGSVSHAFDRVGLISYPASAGDAEKVFEAALEAGAEDVTSSEDGHEIWTAQADLHEVVKALEPVLGEAEGAKLAWRPQTMVEVDESDAATLFKLIDALDDDDDVQTVWGNYEVSDAVMEKLG; from the coding sequence ATGGCAGGCCATTCCAAATTCAAGAACATCATGCACCGCAAGGGCGCGCAGGATAAGAAGCGCTCGGGCATGTTCTCCAAGCTCAGCCGCGAAATCACCGTCGCGGCCAAGATGGGCTTGCCCGATCCCGACATGAACCCGCGCCTGCGCGCCGCGGTCAACGCGGCGAAGGCGCAGTCGATGCCCAAGGACAATATCCAGCGCGCGATCGACAAGGCGAGCAGGGGCGACGGCGAGAATTACGAGGAAATCCGCTACGAGGGCTTCGGTCCCGGCGGCGTCAGCCTGATCATCGAGGCGCTGTCCGACAACCGCAACCGCACCGCCACCAACGTGCGCACCGCGGTCAGCAAGAATGGCGGCAACCTCGGTGCGTCGGGCTCGGTCAGCCATGCCTTCGACCGCGTCGGGCTGATCAGCTATCCGGCGAGCGCGGGCGATGCCGAGAAGGTGTTCGAGGCGGCGCTCGAGGCTGGCGCCGAGGATGTGACCTCTAGCGAGGACGGCCACGAGATCTGGACCGCGCAGGCTGACCTGCACGAGGTGGTCAAGGCGCTCGAGCCGGTGCTGGGCGAGGCCGAGGGCGCCAAGCTCGCCTGGCGCCCGCAGACCATGGTCGAGGTCGACGAGAGCGACGCCGCGACCCTGTTCAAGCTGATCGACGCGCTCGACGACGATGACGACGTCCAGACCGTGTGGGGCAATTACGAAGTCTCCGACGCGGTGATGGAGAAGCTGGGCTAG
- a CDS encoding heavy metal-binding domain-containing protein yields the protein MILTTTSTVEGHAVTRYHGIVTAEVIIGANIFRDLFAGIRDIVGGRSGSYERPLKEARKTALDELTEEARALGANGVIGIDFDYEVLGQGGSMLMVSASGTAVTVSGA from the coding sequence ATGATTCTCACCACCACCAGCACCGTCGAAGGCCATGCCGTCACCCGCTATCACGGCATCGTGACGGCCGAGGTGATCATCGGCGCGAACATCTTCCGCGACCTGTTCGCCGGCATCCGCGACATCGTCGGCGGGCGTTCGGGCAGCTACGAGCGCCCGCTCAAGGAAGCGCGCAAGACCGCACTCGACGAGCTGACGGAGGAAGCCCGCGCATTGGGCGCCAACGGCGTGATCGGGATCGACTTCGATTACGAGGTGCTGGGGCAGGGCGGGTCGATGCTGATGGTCTCGGCCTCGGGCACGGCGGTGACGGTGAGCGGCGCGTAA
- a CDS encoding DUF2312 domain-containing protein, translating into MSDSISAEQLRLLIERIERLEEEKKGISDDIKDVYAEAKSTGFDAKTIRTIVRLRKMEKHQLDEQDALLETYRAALGMA; encoded by the coding sequence ATGAGCGACTCGATTTCGGCCGAGCAGCTGCGCCTTCTGATCGAGCGGATCGAGCGGCTGGAAGAGGAAAAGAAGGGCATCAGCGACGACATCAAGGATGTCTATGCCGAGGCCAAGTCGACCGGCTTCGACGCCAAGACGATCCGCACGATCGTCCGTCTGCGCAAGATGGAGAAGCACCAGCTCGACGAGCAGGATGCGCTGCTCGAGACCTATCGCGCCGCGCTCGGGATGGCATAA
- the ruvC gene encoding crossover junction endodeoxyribonuclease RuvC, which produces MVILGLDPGLGTTGWGLIRAEGNRLSHLANGQLKTDSAAPLPRRLAHLDGQLAALIADHAPDAAAVEEVFVNANPQSTLKLGQARGVVICAAARAGLDVGEYAPRLVKKAVVGTGNAEKVQVHAMVARLLPGAKIAGADAADALAVAICHAHHLASARALR; this is translated from the coding sequence CTGGTGATCTTGGGTCTCGACCCCGGCCTCGGCACCACCGGCTGGGGGCTGATCCGTGCCGAGGGCAACCGCCTCTCGCACCTCGCCAACGGGCAGCTCAAGACCGACAGCGCCGCGCCGCTGCCGCGCCGCCTCGCGCATCTCGACGGACAGCTCGCCGCGCTGATCGCCGATCACGCGCCGGACGCCGCCGCGGTCGAGGAAGTGTTCGTCAACGCCAACCCGCAATCGACGCTCAAGCTCGGCCAGGCGCGTGGGGTGGTGATCTGCGCCGCGGCGCGCGCGGGGCTCGACGTCGGCGAATATGCGCCGCGCCTCGTCAAGAAGGCGGTGGTGGGCACTGGCAATGCCGAGAAGGTGCAGGTCCACGCGATGGTCGCGCGGCTGCTGCCCGGCGCGAAGATCGCCGGCGCGGATGCCGCCGATGCGCTCGCGGTGGCGATCTGCCACGCGCACCATCTGGCGAGCGCGCGGGCGCTGCGCTGA
- a CDS encoding AI-2E family transporter, translated as MEREEGAVTHPARPLEPLVPAVATEAEAEDRRDRLLAALTLMIGAGLFLALPFALRAGSPFFLPLTAAIVIAIALVPVLEWLERHRVPAPLAALTCVLLFLVAANAALASIVVPAWGWLSILPERIDNIQSNVKPLIDFYANLESFVNKTIQDLAASRPIRPAEAAAESPPRSILELAATSAPAAFIEMFFAILVIFFFLSGWTRLRRKAITSRHSFGGAMATARVIQDVVDDTSAYLGTITAINVSLGLLVAGALWLIGMPTPLMWGGIVALLNYIPYLGPIFAAMLLALGGLMTYQDVWTALLPAGIMIAFHLIEANLVTPLIVGRRLTINPILILISLSFWGWVWGTPGALMAVPLLIIIQTVLNAAGKPDIAGFLFEHGTLVAGGNPPPPRANFNRVEARETAVDSPGPPV; from the coding sequence ATGGAGCGGGAAGAAGGCGCGGTCACGCATCCCGCGCGTCCGCTCGAACCGCTGGTCCCCGCCGTCGCCACCGAAGCCGAGGCCGAGGACCGCCGCGACCGGCTGCTCGCCGCGCTCACGCTGATGATCGGTGCTGGGCTGTTCCTCGCCTTGCCCTTTGCGCTGCGTGCGGGTTCGCCCTTCTTCCTGCCGCTCACCGCCGCGATCGTCATCGCCATTGCGCTGGTCCCGGTGCTCGAATGGCTCGAGCGGCACCGCGTTCCCGCGCCGCTCGCCGCGCTCACCTGCGTGCTGCTGTTCCTCGTCGCCGCCAACGCCGCGCTTGCCTCGATCGTGGTGCCCGCCTGGGGCTGGCTGTCGATCCTTCCCGAGCGGATCGACAACATCCAGTCAAACGTGAAGCCGCTGATCGACTTCTACGCCAACCTCGAATCCTTCGTGAACAAGACGATCCAGGACCTTGCCGCGTCGCGCCCGATCCGCCCGGCCGAGGCCGCGGCGGAATCGCCGCCGCGCTCGATCCTCGAGCTTGCCGCGACCTCGGCGCCGGCGGCGTTCATCGAGATGTTCTTCGCGATCCTGGTGATCTTCTTCTTCCTCTCGGGCTGGACCCGGCTGCGGCGCAAGGCGATCACCAGCCGCCACAGCTTCGGCGGGGCGATGGCGACCGCGCGCGTGATCCAGGACGTGGTCGACGACACCTCGGCCTATTTGGGCACGATCACCGCGATCAACGTGTCGCTCGGCCTGCTCGTCGCGGGGGCGCTGTGGCTGATCGGCATGCCGACGCCACTGATGTGGGGCGGCATCGTCGCTTTGCTCAACTACATCCCCTATCTCGGCCCGATCTTCGCCGCGATGCTGCTCGCGCTGGGGGGCCTCATGACCTACCAGGACGTGTGGACCGCGCTGCTCCCGGCGGGGATCATGATCGCGTTCCATCTGATCGAGGCCAATCTGGTGACGCCGCTGATCGTCGGGCGGCGCCTCACGATCAATCCGATCCTGATCCTCATCTCCTTGAGCTTCTGGGGCTGGGTGTGGGGCACGCCGGGGGCGCTGATGGCAGTGCCGCTGCTGATCATCATCCAGACCGTGCTCAACGCCGCGGGCAAGCCCGACATCGCCGGATTCCTGTTCGAGCACGGCACGCTGGTGGCGGGCGGAAACCCCCCGCCGCCGCGCGCGAACTTCAATCGTGTCGAAGCGCGCGAAACGGCGGTTGACAGCCCCGGACCGCCCGTCTAG
- a CDS encoding S41 family peptidase: MRKEVLAALALAALSPLAMGQTAAPTPAAAPAYDATEAKKAVAKLADELEKNFVFPDVAKRYSAALRAKLAAGGYDGFTDGDALARAVTADLQAVAPDGHLAMFPPGGPRPQRDGGQQRAPSGPPPAPMEQAGMIAPGIAFVRFNGFYGEPATLKAFTEFLDRNAGAKALIIDARTHRGGGLEEMDVLFPRIFDKAQAVMVMDTRASVAEANGPLPFRSLVKVDAPAELFRTEHRVTPASPAGPWAKTKIYYLTSPRTGSAAEHLASVFKGTKRGMLIGETTAGAGHYGGGVPVGGGYSAFIPFGRSYFPGGDGWEGTGVAPDIKVAPERALVEALTREGVAPAEAEALSARHMPSGSMERRKPRKS, translated from the coding sequence ATGCGTAAGGAAGTTCTGGCGGCCCTGGCCCTGGCGGCGCTGTCGCCGCTGGCGATGGGCCAGACGGCAGCGCCCACACCCGCCGCGGCCCCGGCCTATGACGCCACAGAGGCGAAGAAGGCCGTGGCCAAGCTCGCCGACGAGCTTGAGAAGAACTTCGTCTTCCCCGACGTCGCGAAACGTTATTCCGCGGCATTGCGCGCCAAGCTCGCGGCGGGCGGCTATGACGGCTTCACCGACGGCGACGCGCTGGCCCGCGCGGTGACCGCGGATCTTCAGGCGGTCGCGCCCGACGGCCATCTCGCCATGTTCCCGCCCGGCGGCCCGCGCCCGCAGCGCGACGGCGGCCAGCAGCGTGCACCCAGCGGCCCGCCGCCCGCGCCGATGGAGCAGGCGGGGATGATCGCGCCGGGCATCGCCTTCGTCCGCTTCAACGGCTTCTACGGCGAGCCGGCGACGCTCAAGGCTTTCACCGAATTCCTAGACAGGAACGCCGGGGCGAAGGCGCTGATCATCGACGCGCGCACGCATCGCGGCGGGGGTCTGGAGGAAATGGACGTGCTCTTCCCGCGCATTTTCGACAAGGCGCAGGCGGTGATGGTGATGGACACCCGCGCCTCGGTCGCCGAGGCGAACGGCCCGCTGCCGTTTCGCTCGCTGGTCAAGGTCGACGCGCCGGCGGAGCTGTTCCGCACCGAGCATCGCGTGACGCCCGCCAGCCCGGCGGGGCCATGGGCGAAGACGAAGATCTACTATCTGACCTCGCCGCGCACGGGCTCGGCGGCGGAGCATCTCGCATCGGTATTCAAGGGGACGAAGCGCGGCATGCTGATCGGCGAGACCACGGCCGGCGCGGGCCATTATGGCGGCGGCGTGCCGGTCGGCGGCGGCTATTCCGCCTTCATCCCCTTCGGCCGCAGCTATTTTCCGGGCGGCGACGGCTGGGAGGGAACGGGCGTCGCGCCCGACATCAAGGTCGCGCCCGAGCGCGCGCTGGTCGAGGCGCTCACCCGCGAAGGCGTCGCCCCCGCCGAGGCAGAGGCGCTGTCGGCCCGACATATGCCGAGCGGCTCGATGGAGCGCAGGAAGCCGCGGAAGTCGTAG
- a CDS encoding Lrp/AsnC family transcriptional regulator, with protein sequence MRLKSAQAEDQAAEMGKLDAFDIQLLNLLQADALATAERLAREVPLSASAVTRRVRRLRAEGWIAADVAVASRQLSDKRLRALVSVQVHEHAEERGIAALRARLAAADEVQMILDIAGADDLAVLVSARDMNDYNALTARLFESDPAVRRYETRFVKRVHKQTAAIPLQPGDGD encoded by the coding sequence ATGCGACTGAAATCGGCGCAAGCGGAGGATCAGGCGGCGGAAATGGGCAAGCTCGACGCGTTCGACATCCAGTTGCTCAACTTGCTCCAGGCCGACGCGCTGGCGACCGCGGAGAGACTGGCGCGTGAGGTGCCGCTGTCGGCCTCGGCGGTGACGCGGCGCGTGCGGCGGCTGCGCGCCGAGGGCTGGATCGCGGCCGACGTGGCGGTGGCCTCGCGCCAGCTCAGCGACAAAAGGCTGCGCGCGCTGGTGAGCGTTCAGGTGCACGAGCATGCCGAGGAGCGCGGCATCGCCGCGCTGCGCGCCCGGCTGGCGGCAGCGGACGAGGTGCAGATGATCCTCGACATCGCAGGTGCGGATGACCTCGCGGTGCTGGTCTCCGCGCGTGACATGAATGATTATAACGCGCTGACCGCCCGGCTATTCGAGAGCGACCCGGCAGTGCGGCGATACGAGACGCGCTTCGTCAAACGGGTGCACAAGCAGACGGCGGCGATCCCGCTGCAGCCCGGCGACGGCGACTAG